The genomic interval TGAAGAGACGCGTTCTCTCTTTTTTATTGTAAAAAAGATGAAGACATTACCGATTTTATTAAAAACAAAGCCATTGAATATGAAAAAAGAGACAAATGCAGAACATACATATATTTTGATTCGAATTATCTTGAGGAGACCGGGAGATTGAAAATTGCTGGCTTTTTTCTATTGCGATGAAGACGATAAAGGTTCCTGTGATAGAGACCATGTCAAAGAACCTCCGAAAGAAATTAGGAAACCTCTCAGACGGGGAACAGAATCTATATAAGTATTACTAAGTACTTTACATTGTCTATTTTAGTTCACAGTTCACGGTTCACAGGATTTTCTTGGTTAATTTCTGTGAACTGAGAACTGTGAACCGTGAACAAATAACAATTGATTTCCAAAAGATTGGGAATGACAGATGTTGCGTTCAAAGATAAGCATCTTATCAAAACAGAAGAAGGCTTTATAATAAATAAAAAACCCTGTCCGTTTTTAACAGGAATTGGTTGCTCAATCTATGAATGCAGGCCGGAAAATTGCAGGGAATATCCATTTACGCACAAAGATGAAATATGGTCAAGGCTCATCAACCTTGTTGAAAACTGTGCGGTTTGCCCTGTTGTGTTTGAAATTTTTGAACGCCTTAAGAAGTACTATGGGGATGAATTTGAACAATACAAAGAAGAATATCAGGAATTATGGGGATAGAAAAGGGAAGGAGTAGAGACATGGCTGTATTAAGTTATAAAGAATTTATGGAAGAAGTAAGGATGCGTTTAAAAAATTTTGCTACAGAAGATTTTTGTAACTTAATCTTGGACTGGGCCAGCAAAGAACATCCTTCAAAGAGGCAAGAGTTTTTGGATAAATTAGTACTTCCGAAGCATAAGAAGGAAGTTATATCCAATTTGGAAACGCTGATGGATGAGATAGAAGCTTTTGCACAGAGAGTGGAGGATGGTGAATATTGCGACGGATGGGGCTGGGATGATGCAATCCATGAAGAAAGAGATTGGGGCGATGAAAGTTGGGCAGAGGAAATGGACGAATTTTTTCTGCAAGCCAGAAGTTTATTGCTGCAAGGAAAATATAAGCTTGCTGAAGAGGCCTATAGAAGACTATTCGACATATTGGAGATGGGACAGGAACCGGGACATCTTCCTGGCGACCCGGATTACAGTAATATGTTAAAAGTGGATATGGATGAGCAGGTTGCGCTCTTTCTCAGGTCTGTATATATGAATTCCACTTCCGAAGAGCGGCCGGCTTCGTTGTATGAATCAATGAATGAATACAGGTATCTGACTCGTAAAATTAAATTGAAAAATATCATTGATGCGTTAGACACTTTGTTGCCGGATTTTGACGCTTTTCTAGCAGAATGGATTGAATTTTTAAAAAAACAAAGTCCAATGAACGTCAGCGAGTTACTGAGGGAAGCTGTTTTTTTAAAGGGTGGTATTCCTGCTAT from Petroclostridium xylanilyticum carries:
- a CDS encoding YkgJ family cysteine cluster protein gives rise to the protein MTDVAFKDKHLIKTEEGFIINKKPCPFLTGIGCSIYECRPENCREYPFTHKDEIWSRLINLVENCAVCPVVFEIFERLKKYYGDEFEQYKEEYQELWG